A genomic region of Oscillatoria sp. FACHB-1406 contains the following coding sequences:
- a CDS encoding glycosyltransferase yields MKLEILAKILELKRRVLNRKFPSWVAYEPDLVPPIAQMSQEGVAQLEEWFRWAEEWSMLLRVYGSIKQDSKVLEIGCGLGRIAFPLRYILTSGGTYDGFDICQNKIEFLNHQFHSKYPNFNFKWANLKNTYYNSSGKIEAEKYRFPYADNAFDLVYAASVFTHILPEIAENYFRETARVLAPEGRCLFSFFLLDYYQPGQRRPLGFARSYFNFDHRYGSWGEDFAIADPKNPEFMTAYKFSFIEELADRAGLELAREPIPGLWSGSHGIGVGAQDLLVLKKRAPISPPLPNPLPAIAVSVIIPAHNAAATLAETLESLLAQTYPHWEAIVVDDGSKDDTAAIAAQFAARDGRIRTKRQLQAGVCNARNTGILLAQYDWLLFLDSDDWLAPEQLEKMTQKLRENPDLDGIHCGWARVTPDGQEIGESYWHQADNLFPALAQTCAFTIHACVIRRSLVETVGGFDPSFRTCEDWDMWQRLARVGARFDRLPEVLVYYRMRPDSASIDAFQMFADALRVIERGHSSDPRISNPLPAHANGQPLEELARAKLQWLCWSAGLLVGSGTDPLPLLELVRQDSDPSLDPYHVAYTIFKAAILPTCQTFDAWERLAAEWMPSILDFLNALEVQSRTLGLARRSANILEQLILQRARIANPLTIGKTYAARVEVTEPILALAPPASAERFYCVVEMEGTELGRLELPICDGTVSTWVLKDAIAAQFYWQILGRFFEQTVYTEQDRAYHDQIGWTVFLQQLWGLDWPSDRFYDSELSEPTATNISIESNERRVEVSEELCDLVVPGSELKAIFTVGGVAIAQLTIPAIDNLVTAQALRVAITTAGGLELCRACVREGLIGQSWNEPTSLRSRLALAAQTHDAEPVKHSKVLLARRPGLSGSVNRRAVLPSETVEDLLAMARVTKEAILDSSSLTEGLESPIYDPGAIAASGANLESVSQQSPLSSLPETSANTAQIYGLEHFETLFASRADPWKYTSPYEQTKYEQTLSLLPSTPIHKALEIACAEGHFTAQLAPRVETLLATDLSQIALDRTTQRCSHLNNICFQKLDLTKDSIPGKFNLIVCSEVLYYVESLKVLEEVAGKFTDALESGGYLLVAHAHQIIDEPDKPGYDWGLSFGAKAIGDTFARQPLLSLAKEIWTPLYRVQLFQRQPWQHSTPEIIKLEQQPTPAPPEVEATVRWQGGQPSESIVPAPVTTEKLPVLMYHRVAPTGSAATARWRVTPEVFEEQLRYLRDAGFYSVSWEAWQAAADARRALPGRAIAITFDDGYQDFFEYAWPLLKKYGFTATVFIVAERAGDSNRWDSAYGEDLPLMGWSEIRQLREQGVIFGSHSATHQPLTALSVAEVVKEAARSRTIISRELGEAINTFAYPYGDFDPVVEHLIGACGYTFGLSCRSGACRFQDSLLAIPRIEVMGSDSFQEFVAKIGAPPY; encoded by the coding sequence ATGAAATTAGAAATTTTAGCGAAGATTTTGGAGTTAAAGAGAAGAGTATTGAACCGGAAGTTCCCAAGTTGGGTTGCTTACGAACCAGACTTAGTACCGCCGATCGCACAAATGAGCCAGGAAGGAGTCGCGCAACTCGAAGAGTGGTTTCGATGGGCGGAAGAATGGAGTATGCTGCTGCGTGTTTATGGCAGTATCAAACAGGATAGTAAAGTTTTAGAGATTGGCTGCGGTCTGGGACGGATTGCGTTCCCCTTAAGGTATATCTTGACTTCAGGGGGAACTTATGATGGCTTTGATATTTGTCAAAATAAAATTGAATTCCTCAATCATCAATTTCATTCCAAGTATCCGAATTTTAATTTTAAATGGGCGAATCTCAAGAATACTTATTATAATTCCAGCGGCAAAATTGAGGCTGAAAAGTATCGATTTCCCTATGCCGATAATGCCTTCGATCTGGTTTATGCAGCTTCGGTCTTCACGCATATACTACCTGAAATAGCGGAAAATTACTTTCGAGAAACCGCTCGAGTCCTTGCGCCCGAAGGACGCTGTTTATTTAGCTTTTTCTTGCTCGACTATTATCAACCCGGACAGCGACGACCGTTAGGCTTTGCGAGATCGTACTTCAATTTCGACCACCGCTACGGGAGTTGGGGCGAGGATTTCGCGATCGCGGATCCCAAAAATCCCGAGTTCATGACGGCCTACAAGTTTAGCTTCATCGAAGAACTCGCCGATCGCGCCGGACTCGAACTCGCACGAGAACCCATACCCGGATTGTGGTCGGGAAGTCATGGGATCGGGGTGGGCGCTCAAGATTTGCTCGTTCTCAAAAAACGCGCTCCCATTTCCCCGCCTTTGCCGAACCCTCTCCCGGCGATCGCCGTTTCAGTTATTATCCCAGCCCATAACGCCGCAGCAACCCTCGCCGAAACCCTAGAATCCTTGCTCGCGCAAACCTACCCCCATTGGGAAGCAATTGTCGTGGATGATGGCTCTAAAGATGATACCGCCGCGATCGCTGCCCAATTTGCCGCCCGCGATGGGCGCATCCGCACCAAACGCCAACTGCAAGCCGGAGTCTGTAACGCCCGCAATACCGGCATCCTCCTCGCCCAATACGACTGGCTGTTATTCCTCGATTCCGATGATTGGCTTGCGCCAGAACAGCTTGAAAAGATGACGCAGAAATTGCGCGAGAATCCCGATCTCGATGGCATTCACTGCGGTTGGGCGCGCGTAACTCCCGACGGTCAGGAGATTGGTGAAAGTTATTGGCACCAAGCCGATAATTTATTTCCAGCCTTAGCACAGACTTGCGCTTTTACGATTCACGCTTGTGTGATTCGGCGATCGCTCGTCGAAACCGTTGGCGGTTTTGACCCCTCGTTCCGCACCTGCGAAGATTGGGATATGTGGCAGCGTCTTGCTCGCGTCGGCGCGCGCTTCGATCGCTTACCGGAAGTCTTGGTCTACTATCGAATGCGTCCGGACTCGGCTTCAATCGATGCTTTTCAGATGTTTGCCGATGCGCTGCGGGTCATCGAGCGAGGACATTCCTCCGATCCTCGCATCTCTAACCCTCTCCCCGCTCATGCCAACGGTCAACCCCTCGAAGAACTTGCCCGCGCCAAACTGCAATGGCTTTGCTGGTCTGCCGGTTTGCTCGTGGGGAGCGGTACGGATCCCTTGCCCTTACTAGAGTTGGTTCGGCAAGATTCAGATCCCAGCCTCGATCCGTATCATGTTGCTTACACGATCTTTAAAGCAGCAATTCTCCCGACTTGCCAAACTTTTGACGCTTGGGAACGCCTCGCAGCCGAATGGATGCCATCGATTCTCGATTTTTTGAACGCCCTCGAGGTGCAATCGAGGACTCTAGGACTGGCTCGTCGCAGCGCAAACATTTTAGAGCAATTAATTCTGCAACGCGCGCGGATTGCAAATCCTTTGACAATTGGCAAGACTTATGCAGCAAGGGTTGAGGTAACAGAACCAATTCTCGCTCTCGCTCCACCCGCGTCTGCCGAACGTTTCTACTGCGTTGTGGAAATGGAAGGAACCGAACTGGGACGGCTGGAATTGCCGATTTGCGACGGTACGGTATCGACTTGGGTGCTGAAGGACGCGATCGCTGCCCAATTTTATTGGCAGATTCTGGGGCGATTCTTCGAGCAGACCGTTTACACCGAACAAGACCGCGCCTACCACGACCAAATCGGCTGGACGGTGTTTTTACAGCAACTTTGGGGACTCGATTGGCCGAGCGATCGCTTCTACGACTCGGAATTGAGCGAGCCTACCGCAACGAACATCTCGATTGAGTCAAATGAACGGAGAGTAGAAGTCAGCGAAGAACTGTGCGATCTCGTCGTTCCCGGTTCGGAACTAAAAGCCATCTTTACCGTCGGGGGCGTTGCGATCGCCCAGTTGACGATTCCCGCGATCGATAACCTCGTTACCGCCCAAGCATTGCGCGTTGCTATTACTACCGCAGGCGGCTTAGAACTTTGCCGCGCCTGCGTTCGCGAGGGTTTGATCGGTCAATCCTGGAACGAACCGACCTCGTTGCGATCGCGTCTGGCGTTAGCCGCGCAAACCCACGATGCGGAACCCGTGAAACATTCAAAAGTCTTACTGGCTCGCCGTCCGGGACTCAGCGGCAGCGTGAATCGGCGAGCCGTCTTGCCGTCGGAAACAGTAGAGGATTTGCTCGCAATGGCGCGAGTAACGAAAGAAGCAATCTTAGATTCATCCTCCCTAACCGAAGGGCTAGAATCTCCGATTTACGATCCCGGCGCGATCGCTGCATCTGGAGCCAATCTCGAATCGGTTTCGCAGCAGTCTCCCCTATCGAGTCTCCCTGAAACCTCGGCTAACACCGCTCAAATTTACGGGCTAGAACATTTTGAAACGCTCTTTGCCTCGCGAGCCGACCCTTGGAAATATACCAGCCCTTACGAACAAACCAAATACGAACAAACGCTTTCCTTACTGCCTTCAACTCCCATTCACAAAGCGCTAGAAATTGCTTGCGCGGAAGGGCATTTCACCGCTCAACTCGCTCCTCGCGTCGAGACCCTTCTAGCAACGGATCTCTCCCAAATTGCCCTCGATCGCACCACCCAACGTTGCAGCCATCTCAACAACATTTGCTTCCAGAAATTAGACCTGACTAAAGACTCAATTCCCGGCAAATTCAATCTGATTGTTTGTAGCGAAGTCCTTTATTATGTTGAAAGTTTGAAAGTCCTTGAAGAAGTAGCGGGGAAATTTACCGACGCTCTCGAATCGGGCGGCTATCTGCTCGTCGCGCACGCCCATCAAATTATCGACGAACCAGATAAACCCGGTTACGACTGGGGGCTATCGTTTGGGGCGAAAGCAATCGGCGATACGTTCGCCCGCCAGCCTTTACTTTCCTTAGCGAAGGAAATTTGGACTCCGCTGTACCGCGTGCAACTGTTTCAGCGTCAACCGTGGCAGCATTCCACGCCGGAAATCATCAAATTGGAGCAGCAGCCGACCCCCGCTCCTCCCGAGGTAGAAGCGACAGTACGATGGCAAGGCGGTCAACCTTCAGAGAGCATCGTTCCAGCCCCGGTAACGACGGAAAAGTTACCCGTTCTCATGTACCATCGCGTTGCGCCGACGGGTTCGGCTGCTACCGCTCGCTGGCGCGTCACGCCGGAAGTCTTTGAGGAGCAGTTGCGCTATTTGCGGGATGCGGGTTTTTATAGCGTCAGTTGGGAGGCGTGGCAAGCGGCAGCAGATGCGCGGCGCGCTTTACCGGGGCGCGCGATCGCGATTACCTTTGACGACGGCTACCAAGACTTTTTCGAGTATGCTTGGCCGTTGTTGAAAAAATACGGTTTTACTGCAACGGTGTTTATCGTCGCCGAGCGTGCGGGAGATTCTAATCGCTGGGATAGTGCTTATGGGGAAGATTTACCCTTGATGGGATGGTCGGAAATTCGGCAACTGCGAGAGCAAGGAGTAATCTTTGGCTCGCATAGCGCCACGCATCAACCGCTGACGGCGTTATCGGTAGCGGAAGTTGTGAAAGAAGCAGCGCGATCGCGTACCATAATCTCACGCGAATTAGGGGAAGCGATTAATACTTTTGCCTACCCCTACGGCGATTTCGATCCTGTCGTCGAGCATTTAATTGGGGCTTGCGGCTATACATTCGGTCTCTCTTGTCGCTCGGGCGCTTGTCGCTTTCAAGATTCCTTGCTAGCAATTCCTCGCATTGAAGTGATGGGGAGCGATAGTTTTCAGGAGTTTGTTGCCAAGATCGGAGCGCCGCCCTACTAA
- a CDS encoding ABC transporter ATP-binding protein — MREAIIVNRLGKRFNRYHAEKPVTIMEAALAGLGRMKAVEHFWALREVSFTVSAGEMLGIIGHNGAGKSTLLQLVGGVGAPDEGKIKVRGRIGALLDLGAGFNGDLTGRENVFVAAIVAGLTRREVQRRFETMVEFAELEEFIDNPLRTYSTGMQMRLAFSVAVHTDPDVLLVDEFLSVGDLSFQAKCLERIGELKEKGCAIVLISHSAEQIEELCDRALWLRQGQIVAYGEPEVVVGQYVSEMRQQTQQRTPLRAPQKTKSGTELRVNENRFGSLEIEITDVRLQPRDRLDSGEPLRVEIDYLSPQRIESPIFSVTISREDGQICFDTSTAVTVESLSAVEGEGQISLQIDRVDLSGGSYFVDVGIYERDWTYAYDYHWHVYPLEICSAVDGNSILNPPLRWEMGAVRMPSLGQVRQPISDDKPISDR, encoded by the coding sequence ATGCGCGAAGCAATTATCGTCAATCGCTTGGGTAAGCGCTTCAACCGCTATCACGCCGAAAAACCCGTAACGATTATGGAAGCGGCGCTGGCGGGATTGGGACGGATGAAGGCAGTCGAGCATTTTTGGGCGTTGCGAGAGGTCAGTTTTACCGTCTCTGCGGGTGAAATGCTCGGCATTATCGGACACAATGGGGCAGGAAAATCGACCTTATTGCAACTGGTGGGCGGCGTAGGCGCGCCGGATGAAGGAAAAATTAAAGTGCGCGGGCGCATTGGCGCGTTACTCGATTTAGGAGCGGGGTTTAACGGCGATTTGACGGGGCGCGAAAACGTTTTTGTCGCGGCGATTGTCGCGGGGTTGACGCGGCGGGAAGTGCAGCGACGGTTTGAGACGATGGTCGAGTTTGCTGAGTTGGAGGAATTTATTGACAACCCGCTACGCACTTACAGTACGGGGATGCAAATGCGGTTGGCATTTTCTGTAGCCGTGCATACGGATCCCGATGTTTTGTTGGTCGATGAATTCCTGTCGGTGGGGGATTTGTCCTTTCAGGCGAAGTGTTTGGAAAGGATTGGCGAGTTGAAGGAAAAGGGATGCGCGATCGTGTTGATTTCTCACAGTGCCGAGCAAATTGAGGAATTGTGCGATCGCGCCCTCTGGTTGCGCCAAGGTCAAATCGTCGCTTACGGCGAACCCGAAGTCGTCGTCGGGCAGTATGTCAGCGAAATGCGCCAGCAAACCCAACAGCGCACTCCTTTGCGCGCGCCCCAAAAGACGAAATCCGGAACAGAACTGCGCGTTAATGAAAACCGCTTCGGTTCCTTAGAAATTGAAATTACCGACGTGCGCTTGCAACCGCGCGATCGCCTCGATAGCGGCGAACCGCTGCGCGTCGAGATTGACTATCTTTCACCTCAACGCATTGAATCTCCAATCTTCAGCGTTACAATTAGTCGCGAAGACGGTCAAATTTGCTTTGATACCAGCACGGCAGTAACGGTAGAATCATTATCGGCGGTCGAGGGCGAAGGACAGATTTCGCTGCAAATCGATCGCGTCGATCTCAGCGGTGGCAGCTACTTCGTTGATGTGGGGATTTACGAACGAGATTGGACTTATGCCTACGACTATCACTGGCACGTTTACCCCTTGGAAATTTGCTCTGCCGTCGATGGTAACAGCATCCTAAATCCACCCCTTCGCTGGGAAATGGGCGCAGTACGAATGCCAAGTTTGGGTCAAGTCAGACAGCCAATATCTGATGACAAACCGATCTCCGATCGCTGA
- a CDS encoding ABC transporter permease: MVAKRTLRPRWRLPYLYDLLRELVSREMKLMYKRSALGVAWTLINPLLQLAVFAFVFQLVIPVNIPQYSSYVFTGLLVWNWFQTALFQATGAIVGSRPLIRQPGFPVAVLPVVIVTTGLVHFILALPVLIGFLLIDGVQFKPVVLWLPFLQILQFALTVSFAYFLAALNVTFRDTQHTLGVLLQLFFYLTPIFYDIKNIPPKYWYVYGLNPMVHIVMSYRQILMWGVPPDFLALGIIAGITAILLPVGYWMFKRQSAHFVEEV, encoded by the coding sequence ATGGTAGCTAAAAGAACCCTTCGTCCGCGCTGGCGACTGCCCTATCTTTACGATCTCCTGCGGGAATTAGTCTCGCGGGAAATGAAATTGATGTACAAGCGCTCCGCCCTCGGTGTAGCTTGGACGCTCATCAATCCCCTACTGCAACTCGCCGTTTTTGCCTTTGTTTTCCAACTCGTCATCCCGGTTAATATCCCCCAATATTCCTCCTACGTTTTTACCGGGTTGCTCGTGTGGAACTGGTTTCAAACTGCCCTGTTTCAAGCCACCGGCGCAATTGTTGGCAGTCGCCCCCTCATCCGACAGCCCGGATTTCCCGTCGCCGTCCTTCCCGTTGTCATCGTCACTACCGGGCTAGTCCACTTTATCCTCGCCCTACCCGTCTTAATCGGGTTTCTCCTTATTGATGGCGTGCAATTTAAACCCGTCGTTCTCTGGTTGCCGTTCCTGCAAATTCTACAATTTGCTCTTACCGTCAGCTTTGCTTATTTTCTTGCCGCTCTCAATGTGACCTTTCGCGATACCCAGCACACCCTCGGCGTACTGCTACAACTCTTCTTTTATCTCACGCCCATTTTCTACGACATTAAAAACATTCCACCCAAATATTGGTACGTTTACGGTTTGAATCCAATGGTTCACATCGTGATGTCCTATCGACAAATTCTCATGTGGGGCGTTCCCCCAGATTTCCTAGCTTTAGGAATTATTGCAGGCATTACAGCAATCTTATTGCCCGTGGGCTATTGGATGTTTAAACGCCAGAGCGCTCATTTTGTGGAGGAGGTGTAA